The Pelodiscus sinensis isolate JC-2024 chromosome 13, ASM4963464v1, whole genome shotgun sequence genome includes a region encoding these proteins:
- the LOC142831271 gene encoding uncharacterized protein LOC142831271, producing the protein MSQPSEGSQPSTAPHDQPGGSREPARGRTRRAPAWSSAEIVDLIEVWGEASNVHDLRTSHRNAAVYGRMAASLAARGHQRSREQVRCKIKDLRQSYSRACLPGADPEACPHFHALDRILGPHAVPAPRDVIDPGAEGPLLDTEEEQEGSESQEPAASLPRTRDPRGTPQSRSPASSEAGEASTSAAPGTAGRTTPPAAAARARASRTARNQEDYQRRHLRFLDRQLRLQDHWVQEDLRLRQRSLEALEEQGRALRGHLQSLLDRFPFPPPPAPPLAPPLAPPLAPPAPPLAPPAPPLAPPAPPLAPPASAPASSTPPVLSAPPSTTIPHRRPRTRSVARRERHPDSHP; encoded by the exons atgagccagccatccgagggctcccagccctccactgctccccacgaccagcctggcggctcccgggagcctgcccgggggcgcacaaggcgggcgcccgcctggtcaagtgcggagatcgtggacctcatcgaggtttggggggaagcctcaaatgtccacgatctccgcactagccaccggaacgcggccgtctatggacgcatggctgccagcctggccgccaggggccaccagcgcagccgggagcaggtgcgctgcaagattaaagacttgcggcagtcctactcccgggcctgcctgccaggggctgacccggaggcctgcccccacttccatgccctggaccgcatcctggggcctcatgccgtccctgccccccgggacgtgattgaccccggggcagagggaccgctcctggacaccgaggaggagcaagagggctctgagagccaggagcctgctgccagccttcccaggacccgggacccccgaggcaccccacagagccgctcgcctgcatcatcagaggccggggaggcgtccacct ctgcagcaccggggactgcagggcgcaccacaccgcctgcagcagccgcccgcgcccgggcaagcaggacagccaggaaccaggaggactaccagaggcggcatctccggttcctggaccgacagctccgtctccaggaccactgggtccaggaggacctcaggctgcgccagaggagtctggaggccctggaggagcagggccgtgccctgcgaggccacctccagagcctgctagaccgctttccatttcctcctccccctgctccccctcttgctccccctcttgctccccctcttgctcctcctgctccccctcttgctcctcctgctccccctcttgctccccctgctccccctcttgctcctcctgcttccgctcctgcttcctccacaccccctgtcctctctgcccccccctccacaaccattccccaccgacgcccccggacccgcagtgtggcgagacgggagaggcacccagactcccacccctga